The following proteins come from a genomic window of Streptomyces sp. GS7:
- a CDS encoding MerR family transcriptional regulator gives MTSDPREQEPTTTGAGAEPIGSDGLTVGRAAALVGVSVKTLHHWDAIGLVRPGGRTWAGYRVYSGDDVARIHRVLVYRELGFPLAEIGRLLDDPAVDARDHLRRQRSQLVERISRLQQMLGAVDRMMEASRTGMRLTPEEQVEIFGDDWQPAWVDEAEERWGDTAQWAQYAERAAGMTPEDWKGVAAATDALNADLAAALRAGVVPGSDAANALAERHRAMMSTYFDCTHAMQACMGRLFVGDPRFAGFYEGVAPGLTVWMHDVIFANAEANGVDPETATWE, from the coding sequence ATGACCAGTGATCCCCGCGAGCAGGAACCGACCACCACCGGGGCGGGCGCAGAGCCGATCGGTTCCGACGGGCTGACCGTCGGCCGGGCGGCTGCGCTCGTCGGGGTCAGCGTGAAGACGCTGCACCACTGGGACGCGATCGGCCTGGTGCGGCCGGGCGGGCGCACCTGGGCCGGGTACCGCGTGTACTCGGGCGACGACGTGGCCCGCATCCACCGGGTCCTGGTCTACCGGGAGTTGGGCTTTCCGCTCGCCGAGATCGGCCGGCTCCTCGATGACCCGGCCGTGGACGCCCGCGACCACCTGCGACGGCAGCGGTCGCAGCTCGTGGAGCGGATTTCCCGACTGCAGCAGATGCTGGGTGCCGTCGACCGGATGATGGAGGCGTCGCGTACCGGGATGCGGCTGACTCCGGAGGAGCAGGTCGAGATCTTCGGTGACGACTGGCAACCCGCCTGGGTCGACGAGGCGGAGGAGCGCTGGGGTGACACCGCGCAGTGGGCGCAGTACGCCGAGCGGGCCGCGGGGATGACACCCGAGGACTGGAAGGGCGTGGCGGCGGCGACCGATGCGCTGAACGCCGATCTCGCCGCCGCGCTGCGGGCCGGGGTCGTACCGGGTTCCGACGCGGCGAACGCCCTCGCGGAGCGGCACCGGGCGATGATGTCGACGTATTTCGACTGCACGCATGCGATGCAGGCGTGCATGGGGCGGCTGTTCGTCGGCGATCCCCGGTTCGCCGGGTTCTACGAGGGGGTCGCGCCGGGCCTCACGGTCTGGATGCATGACGTGATCTTCGCGAATGCCGAGGCGAACGGAGTCGACCCGGAGACCGCCACGTGGGAGTGA
- a CDS encoding NUDIX domain-containing protein, translating into MTTTDYATYIAGLPRVLAGAGVIFRDVAGRILLVEPNYRDTWVLPGGTVESDTGESPRQAARRETLEEIGLDIAPGPLLAVDWVRGSARPPLVSYLFDGGVLDAEQFAAIRVQEEELLSWRLVHWDEAETMLGEGLRLRVRGALDALEGGRGPVELEDGLPPAGPAGTGGPR; encoded by the coding sequence GTGACGACCACTGACTACGCCACCTACATCGCCGGACTGCCCCGCGTACTCGCGGGCGCGGGGGTCATCTTCCGGGACGTGGCGGGCCGCATCCTCCTCGTCGAGCCGAACTACCGCGACACCTGGGTCCTGCCCGGCGGCACCGTCGAGTCGGACACCGGCGAGTCCCCGCGCCAGGCCGCCCGCCGGGAAACCCTTGAGGAGATCGGTCTGGACATCGCACCGGGCCCGCTGCTCGCCGTCGACTGGGTGCGCGGCTCGGCCCGGCCGCCGTTGGTGTCGTATCTGTTCGACGGCGGGGTGCTGGACGCCGAGCAGTTCGCGGCGATCCGGGTGCAGGAGGAGGAACTGCTGTCCTGGCGCCTGGTCCACTGGGACGAGGCCGAGACGATGCTGGGCGAGGGGCTGCGGCTGCGCGTCCGCGGCGCACTGGACGCGCTGGAGGGTGGACGCGGCCCGGTGGAACTGGAGGACGGCCTGCCTCCGGCCGGTCCGGCGGGCACCGGCGGTCCGCGGTGA
- a CDS encoding nucleotidyltransferase domain-containing protein, translating to MNENATRIAQVPGVVGVMLGGSRARGTNRPDSDWDLGVYYRGELDLPALEKLAAEVTGGPVEIFAPGAWGPWVNGGAWLVMPDGSHVDWIFRDIDRVRRVWEDCRAGRFETGIQAGHPLGFWSPAYPGEVALGRVLADDTGELARLKEETRTYPEALRKALTGAAVWDAGFSVAMAAKSSSTADVLHASLCLSRAVGALVQSLHAHHGIWCLNEKGALAAAAALPETPPGFGPRATALLGELGCTEGELRHSLSVAEQLVAEVREVVEAEG from the coding sequence ATGAACGAAAACGCCACCCGCATCGCGCAGGTGCCGGGAGTCGTCGGGGTCATGCTCGGCGGCAGCCGCGCACGAGGAACCAACCGTCCCGATTCCGACTGGGATCTGGGCGTCTACTACCGAGGCGAACTGGATCTGCCCGCTCTGGAGAAGCTGGCGGCCGAGGTGACCGGCGGCCCCGTCGAGATATTCGCACCGGGCGCCTGGGGCCCCTGGGTCAACGGCGGGGCATGGCTGGTCATGCCGGACGGCAGCCATGTGGACTGGATCTTCCGGGACATCGACCGGGTGCGGCGCGTGTGGGAGGACTGCCGCGCGGGCCGTTTCGAGACGGGAATACAGGCCGGACACCCCCTGGGATTCTGGTCCCCCGCCTATCCGGGCGAGGTGGCCCTGGGCCGCGTACTGGCCGACGACACCGGGGAGTTGGCCCGCCTCAAGGAGGAGACCCGGACCTATCCGGAGGCGCTCCGCAAGGCACTCACCGGCGCCGCCGTCTGGGACGCGGGATTCTCGGTGGCCATGGCCGCCAAGTCGTCCTCGACCGCGGACGTCCTGCATGCGTCCCTGTGCCTGTCGCGGGCCGTCGGCGCCCTCGTCCAGAGCCTGCACGCCCACCACGGCATCTGGTGCCTCAACGAGAAGGGCGCCCTGGCCGCCGCCGCGGCACTACCCGAGACTCCACCCGGCTTCGGCCCCCGAGCTACCGCCCTGCTCGGCGAACTGGGCTGCACGGAGGGCGAGTTGCGCCACTCCCTGTCCGTGGCGGAACAGCTGGTGGCCGAGGTACGGGAGGTGGTCGAAGCAGAGGGGTAG